The Ananas comosus cultivar F153 linkage group 4, ASM154086v1, whole genome shotgun sequence region TCAAAATTTTTGAGTGTCAAATATCAACCTAAAAGTTTAAGAgccaaattgaaattttattacAGTTCCATCGCCTAGTTGTACTATTATCATTTTGGATGTTTTTCGTGGGATATATACCAGGTCTGACTTTTGAAACAGTTTCTCAAtataagaaacaaaaattataagtttaacaAGTAAAGAGTTTATGGCTCAAATGCTCAATTATATTGTGgcaaaacattaaaatttttcgaACCGTAAATAGTTATACCTGAACAGcatttctgtaaaaaaaaatttgtcagcaGCATTGAATAACATGGCTCAAAGTCATAGGCTGCCAGATCAATCAGAGCTTAGCTGACTCATTTGGTTGCAGTTTGTCAGTATTGCTGTTCTCATTAAATTTAGAAGATGTCATATCACTGTCCAAATTTGCAGAAAGGAAAGAAGCTACAGCTGAAAACAAAGAACTAtagagtcaaaaaaaaaaaatcaaccaacTAGTGTTCACATGATTGGATGTATTTGAAATGGAGCAATTGCAAAATCCAAGCTGTTAGTTATTTCTCTACAAGATTTTAAGGAAATGCAGTTCTTTCTGAATCATTCATGTGTTCATATATAAAGATTAAAACTATGATGATGGGCCTGCTTGGATGTCAAGAGAATTTATTTAAATACATTTTTTATGCCACGGAAATTAAATGACTTTAAAGCCTAATATGGTATGATTGTTCTGACATTTGATTATACTCTTCGTATActaaatactatatttttttttgaacaaataaaagatacgTGCTGAATAAGATGGTCGTGCGTTCAAATAGTGCGCAACTAACGTGCTAAGATTCACAACTTTATTTCCTAGTTCGtgttaaaatctgaaatttgtaAGGTTTATAGAGATCGCTGAAAGATAGAGATAACTTGAAATAAGATCCTGATTCATTTCTGGCGCCTCTCAAAATAAATGGAATTGTTGTTGAGTGTATTAAAATTCCTACTGAACTGGCTAAAATAACTCCCTGTTTTTTTCTGAGCTTAAAACAAAAACAACCAAAGGAAACGGAATGATCCAGTTAAAGAGCCCCCACTCTTTATGCCTTGATACAAGAAATGGAAATAACCCCCNCCCCCCCCCcccacaaaaacaaaaaaacattaAAGGCCCAAAACCCAACGAAGCCCAAAAACTTATTGGGCTGAAGTGATGGATGATAACTTATTTGGGGAAAAAattcttaaaagaaaaagaagttgatTTCGGGTAGGGCCGTCAACGAACCGAACACATGCGAGCTGGGGTTGGTTCGTGttcgctcgtttattaaacgagctgaatagGAGCTAGATTGTTAAATTATTGAGCTGAAAAGTTCAGTTCgtattcggcttgtttattaatgaGCCGAATATGAGCTCAGCTTGCGAACAATAAGTTAGATTGTCAGCCATACTATTAGTTAAAAAgttaaagaaaattagaaaaattggaATCCCAATCTAATAaagaaaattcacaaaatataggGTGTCTTTACATTTGGGTTGGCTTGGGCTATACGAATCGAATAGAAGTGAGCTCACCCAGCTCGTGTTCCCTTAGTTAATATTTCGggttgaaaaattcagctcgcatttggctcatttattaaatggCTGATTATCCTCGATCTTATTTGGAACCGAATACGatctggctcgcgaacagccaGATAGATTGCCCACCCTGCTTCAAGATTTTCAACTTTTATggctaaacaaatattttagatgTAGGGATTGCGAGtaataaaccctaaaccctaaaccctaatataCTATTAGTTCCTAcactatttcatataaaaaaattaattttttttgttttaaaaaaaagacaatgATATCAATTGAGGCCTAAATATTGtgtggaatttttttatatttaagttgCTACGTGGCAATATTTAAGTGGTGGATGTCTCCCACTTTGACCACCGTTTGTCCTATCCATGGTGGTGCCACGTGTCACGCGTCCAACTCACTTGCACAGTTGTACCGCCCCACCACCGACCCTCTCCGCACCAATCTCCGCAGCTCACCCAACTCGAACAACTACCAAACCCATCCGTTACCCGACGCTACGCGTACCCGAAGATGCCCCTCGGGAACAACGTAACTTACCATACTCCTTCCAATAAATACGCACCACCTCATGATGGCCACTATTCCCTAGACCGGGTGTACTGGACTGGAGCAATAGACCACCCAACACACTGATTTCTTTTTACCTTagataagttaaaaattaaactgaTCTTACGTTGATACGACTTGTAACTATAATGCGTAAATAAAATACCTGCTTATAGAAGCAATAATAATGTTAGGTCAATTCAGAATAAGTGTTGTAGtttaggattatatatatatatatatatatatatatatatatatatatatatatatatatataggacattTTATAAATTGAACTCTATTTAAGAAATACCTACGATACATTGGAATACTTTTACATGCAGTAATTACTTCCTACAATAAGTTGTAAACATATTACAACAAAAAGAActctttcttaattaatttgaaggTGAATGATATCTTtactgtttatttatttaactaaatagaCCACCGACAATCATCAACAAAGCTAGTGATGAATTTGTAAGATATTAATTTATGAGGCCAGCAATTTGTACCCCAACTTGCAAGTTTATAATGAGGTGTTCAAGCTTCGAGctctacagaaaaaaaaaaaaaacaaaaacaaaaaaggaaaaaatacgTATAggttcctacaaatataatgaattacaaatatatttctataaagttcgaCTTTTATATATTGCTCTTACAgtccttaaaaaaatttagttaatcataggttaaatattttaccttGATTAGTTAATGAAGTGAATTAACTTTTTACTCCTCTGTAATTAACAgtggatatatttgtaatagcaaaaaaattatttcacttacaaaataaataatattttaacgaTAATAaattagagggacatatttgaaaatattaagacttttatagggacaatatatgaaaattaaaatttataagaatatgtttgtaatttaatatatttgtagggacctctatgaaattaatccaaataGTAGTTTTTATGTTGGGGTTTCTTAGGGTAAAGCCTAAGAAACGTGGTAGTCGTGGACTAGACAGCGATTTCATGTGAGGGACAACGTACCGCCTGCGAGGATCGCATCAGCTTTTCCCCGCACTCAGCTCTCTTCTCGCTTTACTTTTCCCCTCCGCATCCTCCTCCCCAGCAATGGAACTCCACCTTCCGGAAAACGACTTCCGCCGCtcccatcttcttcttcttcttcctcgcccATGGACTCCGCGAGCAAGGACTActgccaccgccaccgccaccgccactgcCGAGGCGGCGCCacgctcctcctccgccgctgcgCCCTCCTCACCGTCGCGGcgctcctcgccctcgccctcgtcctcgtcgtcctcgCCCTCACCGTATTCCGGCCCCGCCACGCCGTCACCACCGTCGACTACGTGCGCCTCGCGGGGCTCCGCATCGCGCTCGACGTGCCCGACCTCGGCGTCGACCTCAACCTAACCCTAGACCTCGCAATCACGGCCTACAACCCGAACCGCGTCGGGTTCCGGTACGGCGAGGGCGACGCCGAGCTCTACTACCGGGGCGCGCTCGTGGGCGCGGCGTCGATCCCGGCCGGGGAGGTGGCGCCGCGCGGGAAGGTGCGCACGGACGTGGAGCTCACGCTGCTCGCGGGGCGACTCGCCGGGGACGCGGCGCTCTACGCGGACGTGGTCGCCGGGGAGGTGCCCTTCGCCACGGAGACGACGATCCCCGGGAGGGTCACCGTGCTCGGGGTGCTCAAGCACCACATGGTGACGTACACCGCGTGCGACATCACCGTGTCCGTGCGGAATCGGACGGTGGAGAACTCCAATTGCAGGTACAGGACCAAATTCTGATCCTAGCTTATTTGGGGTACAATACTGTATACgaaatttacataaataaatatagagagagagagagagatgagatgtTTGATGGAATTCCCGCCTGTACCGTTTACATGATTTATGGAGCTTCATGGAACTCGAACTTGAAAATCTCGACTCTCGAGTAagtagaacaatataattttttttaaaaaaaatcttaactgAAATAAGTTAGCTATAGCTGTTATCTTCTTTATATTCTTTATGTTAATCATATGGAGAGTGGAATAGTTTATCGCAAAGAGGAGGTCTAGTCCCTTCACTTTTGTTAGTGAGATAATTCAGGTGGAGAGAACTTCTTCCTTACTAGTTCAGCATTTGAACTCGAAATATCTATAGGTGAGAATTAATgatcataataatatatattatgtttaatTCTTTGATTCGTTGTGCGGTACTAGTTAAATTGATTGTGCGGTACTAGGCGAATGGAATTTCTTATTCATGTCACACATTTCTCATGCAAGTATATATTTTGGCCAATTGCGTCATTAAGTAGACTCGTACACTTCCCTAAAACTCCTCCTGTGGATGTACTGGTATAAAGTTATCATGTGAAAGCTAAAACAACATAGGAAATTAACACATGAATAATCATAGACAACTCATTGAAACGGATGCAAAGAAGCAGGTCATAGAACAATATTATGAATACCAGCCCTATAGAAGAACATCAGAGCAGTAGTATCTGTTTATCTTCTTCAAGATCAAAAACTaacataggaaaaaaaattttgagtttgatggtTGAAAATAGTCTTAAGCTAGAGGTATGGACGTGTGCCGAATAAGCCTtggaaaaaaatttcacaagctTGAGTCTTTTAGAAACTTTTTCACTTCCCCACTCCCAAAAATGCTCCGGCAATATTCTGGCAAACAAACAGGAGCAATGCTGAAGAAAGAGGGTATGAAGAACACTTATCGTTCTCAATGCTGCTTCTTATCAGCGAATGGTCCGCGCGGTATCTTCTGAAGCACTTTCTCGTCCAGCACCTTGTAGTGCTTACTGATTTCGACCATCGCCTTCTCAGCTGCAGTATCGACGTGATCTTCGTATTTTTCATAGAATACCGGCAGGGTATATGCGATCACGAAAACTGCACAGGCAAACCAATAagaatgtatatataaaaaaaaaaattgaaaatgccTCTACTTAAGACAAAAACTAGTGCTTAGTATAGTCCATAACATATATATGGTGTATTTTAGCGTGTCAATAACATGCACATAATATACATTGAACTAGAATACATTCGGAAAAGCTGGTGCTTCCATCTTTCATGAATCGCATATTCGCATGCGTTTGAAATCCACATGGATGCCCGACGGGCATGCATCTTTATGTGCATCATACGGCCTTGGTGCAGGCCCATGCAGATCCCAGTGCGCATCAAAATAGCGAAAAAGATTAACTACAGCTATTacagtgcttttaaaagtattctagctcaaatcCAAGATGAATTAGTTGTTAGCTTAAATCAATGCGAGAAAGACTATGATGGGAACATACTGATATAGAAAAGAGTCAAGAAACTGAACCAGCTGCCAACAACAGAAATGACCCAGAGACCTGCAATGACCTGCATGAAATTCTCTGTAAGACCACTGAAATGAAATTTGGTTTAagaaagtaatattttgatactTCACCATCAAAAATGTCTTCAAATCCTTTCCAGAAGCTACGTATCGGAAAGTTACGAAAGCTTCATTAATTTCAAATCGTATAGTTTGTGCTATTTGTAGAAACAGGTCCTCAGGCAAAATAACCTCTGGAAACTTAGGTGGAGACCTGaatcaataaaagaatgtttattcaaaatatatatttaagaagAGAGACCGCTCTACAATTAGTAATGTTTTTGAGGTATTAACTTGCCAAagctatcaaaaatataaaaagtgaaaatgtTGCATTTAATATTTTAGCAATAGTATATAGGAGGAAACTTGAATGTTGATTTAAGTACAGCTGGGGAATGCAAAATTCCTACATAGGATAAAACCATACAGGATAAGCAGTAAGTTCGGACTAGAAACATTTTAAAGTTATACagggaaacaaaaaaaacctACAAAAGGCCAACTAGATGGAACGAAAATTTACTAATTACATCAAATTATAATGACAATGGACTGATTCTGACGAACAGATCAGGCAAGATAAGTttcaaaatgaaatgaaaattatataagCCTTATAAAATAAAGCTAGAAGACAGCTGCAAGGAATTAAATTCCAGACGATGACATTGATTAAAAAGGTAAAGTAAGCATAGGATGCTATCATTTCTTTAGCAAGTCATAAACTGAAAGAATAAAATCAATTTACAAGTATAAAGATGCAgtttttggaaaataaaaaatataaaaactatcAAAATGATGCAAAATAAGTCATATCTAAATGACTActatataaaaatgaaaccacgacTTCCATTTGGTCCCAGTACAGTTCAATGGTACAAGATGTCCACATTCTTAATAGACTACGTAATTTCAATTACACCAAATACTCGCTTCCTATGTGCTGTAGCTTCTTATAAAGGCACTTGGTTGAAATCATGCCTGTATGTATTTCTCCAATATCTTATGAATATACAGAAACGGATacggtttgatttttttttgttttttactacCCAATTAAATCAATAGCAAGTGattcacaaaattttatttataccaAGCTCAAGCACTCAGTGAATTCTCTTGGACCCAGAATGAAATGGGGTTCCATTCGTTttccttataaaaaaaaaaaaaagatgaactGCCCTGAACCAAAGTCAAGGGTTTGTTTTGTTTATCAATTCAAAAGTCCTTTATACACACCCTATTGGATATGACACCTAAATAGAAATTAAGAATGAATCACACAGATTCAAATAACCAAGTTGAGCAAATGTTGCCATTGCAAAATTAAAAGTGCATAATTGAGAAAGGTACTGCTATCATTAATTCTATAAACATAAATGAACAGTATGTTACAGAGATAGAAAAATTTCGCAAACATTCGACTGAGCAAAAGAATGGCTAAGCAATCATATGACGTAGAAGTGTATGGGGCCTCACCTGTTTACAAATGATGCTGCATTGGACCAAATAAAAGATAAAGCCAGCAAAGCTATAACAGAGTGGCATATAAAAGTGAGTAGGTGATAACCCAACCATTCAAAGAGAATCCAAATAATAGTTACTCCAGCAAGTATGCTGCCTGATGTCTTCTTATCTCTCCACAAAATAATATCAGCATCTGAAAGCATCAACAAATATCAGTAAGTTTTAGAGAGCCTTTAACTAAGAGAAGCCAAACAAACATGGCAAATGTTGGAGCAAAGATGCTGACTCCCGGATCTTACAAAAAACAAAACCAGGTTCTGGTTTGACACAGGTTTTGATTGCTTTATCTACCAGTCTCTTTTGACTTTTCGTAAATAAAAGACAAATGCTAAAGACTTTAATTTATATGGATATAACTCAACAAAGCAAAATGTGCATACGAAGGAAAGAACAGTACATATGATTAAAAAACATGCACTATTTATATCTGATCTTCTATTAAGTCAAATATCCTACACACCAAAATCACCAGATGAAACAAATGAGAAGAAACTGAAAGAGGAATATTCAACAGCATAAGCTGGAAAATCAGAGACAAATGTTTGCCCAAGCTAGTACATAGCTACCAGAAAATGTAGTAGTTAGTACAGTTAGAAACAATCTATGGTTAGAAAAGAAAGAGCTTACAGTCATAACAAAAATGCTTATGTAATGCATTCTATCATTACCCCAAAATGTTACAGGAGGGTGAGCTGTTATTCCGTAAACTAAATTGCTTCTAGACAAATTTGATCTAGACATTATTAATGGTGAAGATGTAATACACCTTTAAATGGCAATTATAAAGCAAATTCCTGTTATAAACTAAACAATTATCTTTAATAACATTCATAACTGAGACCGAAAACACCTTCTAAAGTTCATCAGTTTTACCTGATCGTACTTCCTAATTCTATATTGCAggttaaaattactaaaaatcgACCATTGAAAACTTACAATCCTCTATTTAaccaacaaaaattttaaaaaaaaaatctaaatttctgcAACCTGACTCCATCAATCGTAAAGACAATAtgaataggtcacaaatacaaataattgatgATGAACCTTCACAAGATATAAATCGCCAGATCGCTATTTGCATTGCCATAAAACAATCGATCATTAACATATCAGATTATGACAACATTATCTCAACTAATTATACACAAAACAAATTTAACcgaatttttgatgaaaatgtgTATATATCATTCTCAACAAATATAATCAACAATTAACAAAGGCAATAATCCTGGTAAAAGAAACCATACATTTCCCTCCTCCGAGAACTTTGTGCACCGATTCCTTCCTCCCGAAGAGCCGTTTCTTCCTCGCATTATGCGAGGAGGGCCTCTCACTTTCGGAATCcgatgacgacgacgatccCTTGTACTCATGAATCATCTCGTTGATCTTCTCCGTCATCGAGTTATGCTCACCGATCTCCGACATTTTCCCCTAAccctcttcaatatttttttagaacaGAATCAGCACAAACGATTTAACAAATTACGAAACCAAAAAATCGCACGAAATCGATCGAGCGTTTAACACATCAAAAGGCCGATCGAATCTACTACGATCTCGATCAACAATGAAGCGCATCAAAATGCGATAGGATCGAATTAGGGTTTCTTACCGAAGAAAGAGTCGTCTCTTACGtttccttctccctctctctctctctctctctctctctcctcgacGCTCTTCACGCTCGAAACCGAAAAATGGAAACGGGCGAACGAAGGGGAGGTAAAGGCGGGGGCCTTAAATAGTCCGTGGCCGGGAGAATCGGGCGGCTACGAAGTTTCCGTTACTCGATCCAACGGTCATTGTGGCTTCGCCGTTAATGTCTAGTCACGGAGAGATGACGCCGTTAGATTCTGCGTCCGTTCTCACGTTGAATGAACGGAGGGCCTCGGGGAACGGCTCGGTTCAAATTTAAATCACTCGGGACGATTTAATAGGCCGGTTCAGTTGGACCGGTCCGGTCCAACTCTAATAGGGAAAAAAGGCCGGCCCAATTCATTTATAGCATGGTAAAATTCGACGGAGACGCCTGAACTATAGGATATTCTGAAAAAACCCCTCAGTTTAAgtcgattttttttaaaattttttggttaaattttaaGGCTCGATCAACTGTTAAAAGTTActtagaatttattttttaggagaAAAGGTGCATAgacaagttttttttaaaaaatattcattttgttatcacaaaagtttttgaagtttatgcTGTTTGATAGCAATGATTAATTGTTCACTTATGGTTGCAAGAATTTTTCACCATTTAGTAATACAAATTCACTTCACATTATAACTAAAcctcataatatattttaaaacttacaTGTACAACTTTActtcataatatatttattgcTATGTACTAATGTACACcatttggtttttaaatattcaatGTTAAAGATAAACTGTTAAATGCCTATTAAGTTTAAAATTGATGTATACAAAAGTATTATTAATTCAATAATATGTATACAAAATTGATGTATATTAAATTGATGTATACAAAATTGATGTATATAATAGGTGCTTAGCAATTGAAAGACTCAAAAAGTATTATTAATTCTAAAGAAAACAAATGTTGGAAAgagattggaaaaaaaaaaaaagttccgaAATCAATATTGATCGAATTGGAGTATTCGTAGCTACTGTTTGAATAGaactatttaaacaaaaaaaaaaaaaaaatatgtcaGAACTAAAAATTCTAGTTATGAAGATCAGATGAGTAAATTTTTTGCGATTTATAAAAGTGTTTTTTGGCGGAAGTTGGAGAAGAGTTGCAGTGATTCGGTGCAATACTTTGAGAGTTGattattaaattgaaatttacatGTTAGaagaatttaatataaattttgttttaagtttcttttatttatatcactctttttaatttttttgatttgagttattcgAACAATGGTTGCTAATAAAATAGATCATAACTAATTTATCAAAAAACAATTgtactttttaaaattagtaatacaATTATACAAATCATTCATTTTGTTCACCCCCATTTCAAAGATGTAAGCTTTTTTCCTACATACTAAATTCAATTCTTCATATAGCACTTCAAATTACAACACCCccaaattattaattacataatcaaaaaaaaaaaaaaacgcgtgcgcgcgcgcacacactcTCCTCCCCATTCCATGATATTTCTAAAGCGAGATCATATCTATCAAAGTAGAAAGGAAATGCATCGTATATTAATTGACCAAAACCGACAGTGGATATCATGCGCCCTTCACAGAGATGCCCTGCATCATGCACTTGAACTCGCCGAAATTCACCCGTCCGTCATGATCCTGATCGACGGAGCAGATCATCTCGCGAACCCTCGCAAGGCTCTTTGCCTCCGGCAACCCTAGCTTCCCGAGCACCACCTGGAGTTCGGCAGCGGAGATGAACCCATCCCCGTCCTCGTCGAAAACCCGAAACGCCTCCTTCATGTCCTCCTCCTCTTGATCATCAGTGATACAGAAGAGCTCCTCCTCCTGCTgaatataaaatactaaaatattattcttttattttatacaacATCAGAACAAAAGATATTAAGTTCGCTCGTCATCAACAATATACGAAAGCAATATAGTTTAAGACTAGTTTTTGAGTTTTCAGAGATAAACGTTTGATATTGTGTGATgcacgttttttttttctctgatccacaattttgtaatatttgagagaaaaaaaatatttgaatttttttttcaaaaagcaTGAAAGTACGTGGTTTTAATCAGCACGGTGTGGCCTGAAGGTGGTGTTCATTtgcttcttcaaaaaaaaattttataaaataattttctaatcaaaaaatttatttttcgtccatttagattttttaaaaataaatattctgaAAATATTCCTTTTAGAtgcataatatttttcaaaattaacttttagaaaaataattatttgtgattttttgagaaatagagaTGGATTGTTGTGTCATCGTTTAGCTCATATCGATCACAGCGAGAgcgctttttaaaatttttgaattttatctaaaaaaaaaaaaaaacactttctCCTAGACAAGACcaatataaaatactatataatttaggctaaattacagatttttttttttgtagaaactttttttattttttctttctaacttctaaaaatgtatattttatctttttaaaattttagaaatatttttagaaaaatatcgTATTAATGAAGAgggcaaaataatcaaattgactttacttcttttataaaaaataataattttttaatatatatagatatatatgttattttaaaaaatatttttgatataaattatacaaaatgaACGTAATAATAATAGAACACTAACGAGAGGAGCTATATGcaacaattgaaaatattaaagaagTAATATATAATGAAAGAATAGGTATTTATAAGaagattttttgtaatttattattaggTTAATTTTCTACAGATCTCCACAAATATAATAAGTGAccaatatatccctataaaatttaattttcatatgttgtctctacaaaaattatgatattttcaaatgaGTCCCTCTAATTTGTTATCATTAGAGAATCATTAgaaatttgtttatatttttaattttgttatcacaaatatatcttttcaaaaattataacagtatgATATAAGaggaaacaaaaatattaaaaattaattatgattagatatttaatctataattaactaaattttttaaccgATTCTAATggcagaaatatatttaaaaatattagaatttttataaagacaatatataaaaattaaactttataatgatatatttgttattcactatatttgtagagatctgtatgaaattaatccattattattactactacgGCTGCGACGCACCTCGGTGGCGGGTGAAGGAGAGGGGGGGCCGGCGAAGAGCGCG contains the following coding sequences:
- the LOC109708560 gene encoding reticulon-like protein B2, with amino-acid sequence MSEIGEHNSMTEKINEMIHEYKGSSSSSDSESERPSSHNARKKRLFGRKESVHKVLGGGKYADIILWRDKKTSGSILAGVTIIWILFEWLGYHLLTFICHSVIALLALSFIWSNAASFVNRSPPKFPEVILPEDLFLQIAQTIRFEINEAFVTFRYVASGKDLKTFLMVIAGLWVISVVGSWFSFLTLFYIIFVIAYTLPVFYEKYEDHVDTAAEKAMVEISKHYKVLDEKVLQKIPRGPFADKKQH
- the LOC109709121 gene encoding uncharacterized protein LOC109709121, giving the protein MTGLWGKEAEEYVVGMQGKLHKSWTRQRFHVRDNVPPARIASAFPRTQLSSRFTFPLRILLPSNGTPPSGKRLPPLPSSSSSSSPMDSASKDYCHRHRHRHCRGGATLLLRRCALLTVAALLALALVLVVLALTVFRPRHAVTTVDYVRLAGLRIALDVPDLGVDLNLTLDLAITAYNPNRVGFRYGEGDAELYYRGALVGAASIPAGEVAPRGKVRTDVELTLLAGRLAGDAALYADVVAGEVPFATETTIPGRVTVLGVLKHHMVTYTACDITVSVRNRTVENSNCRYRTKF